In Verrucomicrobiota bacterium, the following are encoded in one genomic region:
- a CDS encoding sulfatase-like hydrolase/transferase: MRKPAFFCSLYLVFAIFTIQVLVAERPNILFIYTDDQAPWALGAAVERGLFDEVPAAHTPHLDQLAAEGAILSNQFCATPVCSPARAAIMTGRYASEFGILDFIPDTDHKLYNPDYQPGLNTDDSVTFAEVLQANGYATGLVGKWHVGDWTGSGYMRHHPTRHGFDYFMGLTSGGTKPSNPVLEEEGVVKEFEGLTTDILTDRALGFIKKQKDRPFLLCLHTRAPHGAWLPVAPEDWKPYADMDPELPNFPDLNIKKMKNSMREYLASVSGVDRNVGRVLNLLNDLGLTEKTIVIFSSDHGYNMGHNGIWHKGNGLWATQTPPVETHQGTKVISDKYRPNMYDLSLKVPTIIKWPGVTKAGTVIKDTTRSLDIFPTILDMAGINIPKDIPLRGRSLVPLLKGETPSDWPQDYYGEYHMINYVEADMRCYRTPEWKLIRDFKNEGRDELYHLKNDPGEAHNLIHESSPEIESIFQMMNQALLAKMNQISR; encoded by the coding sequence ATGAGAAAACCCGCTTTTTTTTGTTCACTGTATTTGGTTTTTGCCATTTTCACCATCCAGGTTTTGGTGGCTGAACGTCCCAATATCCTGTTCATCTATACCGATGATCAGGCTCCCTGGGCTCTGGGTGCCGCGGTTGAGAGGGGCTTGTTTGACGAAGTGCCTGCGGCCCATACGCCTCATTTGGACCAGCTTGCCGCTGAAGGTGCTATTTTAAGCAACCAATTCTGCGCCACTCCGGTTTGCAGCCCGGCCCGAGCGGCCATCATGACCGGGCGGTATGCCAGCGAGTTCGGCATTTTGGATTTTATCCCCGATACCGATCACAAACTCTATAATCCCGACTATCAGCCCGGATTGAATACCGATGACAGTGTGACCTTTGCCGAGGTTTTGCAGGCCAACGGCTATGCCACCGGTCTGGTTGGCAAATGGCATGTGGGGGATTGGACGGGGAGCGGCTATATGCGGCATCATCCCACGCGGCACGGGTTTGATTATTTTATGGGGCTCACCTCGGGTGGCACAAAACCCAGCAATCCGGTTTTGGAGGAAGAGGGGGTCGTAAAAGAGTTTGAAGGTCTGACCACGGATATTCTGACGGATCGCGCACTTGGGTTTATCAAGAAACAGAAAGACCGGCCCTTCCTTTTATGCCTCCATACGCGCGCACCCCATGGAGCCTGGCTTCCGGTGGCCCCGGAAGATTGGAAGCCATATGCGGATATGGACCCTGAACTACCAAACTTTCCCGACCTGAACATCAAGAAAATGAAGAACTCCATGCGCGAATACCTGGCCAGTGTGAGCGGCGTGGATCGCAATGTGGGCCGGGTGTTAAACTTGTTGAACGACCTGGGGCTCACGGAAAAGACCATCGTTATTTTCTCCTCCGATCATGGCTACAACATGGGGCATAATGGCATCTGGCATAAAGGAAATGGTCTCTGGGCGACTCAAACCCCTCCGGTGGAAACGCATCAGGGAACCAAGGTTATTTCGGATAAATACCGTCCCAACATGTACGACCTTTCCCTGAAAGTCCCCACCATTATTAAGTGGCCTGGCGTTACCAAGGCCGGGACGGTAATCAAGGATACCACCCGAAGCCTTGATATATTTCCGACCATCCTGGACATGGCCGGAATTAACATCCCGAAGGACATCCCCCTGCGCGGACGAAGTTTGGTCCCATTGCTAAAAGGTGAAACTCCCTCCGATTGGCCGCAGGATTATTATGGCGAGTATCACATGATCAACTATGTCGAGGCGGACATGCGTTGCTACCGCACTCCCGAATGGAAACTCATCCGGGACTTTAAAAATGAAGGCCGAGACGAACTTTACCATTTGAAAAATGATCCCGGGGAAGCCCATAACCTGATCCATGAAAGTAGCCCTGAAATTGAAAGCATCTTCCAAATGATGAATCAGGCGCTGCTTGCCAAAATGAATCAAATATCCAGGTGA